In Cryptomeria japonica chromosome 10, Sugi_1.0, whole genome shotgun sequence, a genomic segment contains:
- the LOC131859475 gene encoding GDSL esterase/lipase At5g37690, producing MLVYVVIAWIGGVVGVAAAPVSVPVPVPASFIFGDSLADAGNNNHLQYALAKANFPWYGIDYHAGVATGRFTNGRTIGDIIMEKLGLANPKPYLSLSRNDSSILRGVNYASGGGGILNETGFLFIERLSFDKQIEYFEATKGAIEKKIGAREAEKLCNEALYFIGMGSNDFINNYLLPVATDAQKYTPRSFINLLTSTLTKQLTRLHELGARKIVYHGVGPLGCIPSQRYKSGTNETCVKTLNALIVDFNDSVQKLLYRLNSHLHGVKITYADTYSMVMKLIQNPQQYGFKDAKVPCCNVDTSFGQLCLPNSNLCTDRQHHVFWDAFHPTDAANAILAQDLLSHPDIMQYTNKPAATAPAPAPTAL from the exons ATGTTGGTGTACGTTGTAATTGCATGGATAGGTGGTGTTGTAGGTGTTGCAGCAGCGCCTGTGTCTGTGCCCGTGCCCGTGCCTGCGAGTTTCATATTTGGAGATTCGTTGGCAGACGCTGGAAATAACAATCACCTTCAATATGCGCTTGCAAAAGCCAACTTTCCTTGGTATGGCATTGATTACCATGCTGGGGTTGCCACCGGGAGGTTTACCAACGGGCGTACCATCGGAGATATCATAA TGGAGAAGCTGGGCTTGGCTAATCCTAAGCCTTATCTCTCTCTATCTCGTAATGACAGTTCAATATTACGAGGCGTTAATTATGCTTCCGGAGGAGGAGGAATCCTCAACGAAACAGGATTTCTATTT ATTGAAAGGCTGTCGTTCGACAAACAAATAGAGTATTTTGAAGCTACAAAAGGTGCGATTGAAAAGAAAATCGGAGCGAGAGAAGCCGAAAAGCTGTGCAACGAGGCTCTCTACTTCATAGGCATGGGAAGCAACGACTTTATAAATAACTATCTCCTACCAGTTGCTACCGATGCTCAGAAGTATACTCCACGCTCATTTATAAATCTCCTCACTTCCACCTTAACCAAACAACTCACG AGACTTCACGAACTTGGGGCACGTAAGATAGTATATCATGGGGTGGGTCCGCTGGGATGTATTCCCTCGCAGCGCTATAAAAGCGGAACCAACGAAACCTGCGTCAAAACATTGAACGCCTTGATCGTTGATTTCAATGACAGCGTACAGAAACTACTGTACCGCCTTAATTCTCATCTTCACGGTGTGAAAATCACGTACGCAGATACCTACTCCATGGTTATGAAGCTCATCCAAAACCCACAACAATATG GTTTTAAGGATGCGAAAGTTCCTTGCTGCAACGTGGATACAAGCTTTGGACAGCTTTGTCTCCCCAACTCAAATCTCTGCACGGATCGGCAGCACCATGTTTTCTGGGATGCCTTCCACCCCACAGATGCTGCAAACGCCATTCTCGCTCAAGATCTTCTTTCTCATCCTGATATTATGCAATATACCAATAAACCAGCTGCAACTGCCCCCGCCCCTGCCCCTACTGCGCTCTAA